The following are from one region of the Cloacibacterium sp. TD35 genome:
- a CDS encoding efflux RND transporter permease subunit, with translation MIKNFINRPVLSTVISILIVILGVLGLVALPVTQYPDIAPPTVSVSANYTGANAETVMKSVVVPLEEQINGVEGMSYITSSAGNDGSANIQIFFKQGVNPDIAAVNVQNRVARATPLLPSEVTRSGVVTQKQQTSALMYLSFYSENEKINDVYLQNYLNINVIPNIKRINGVGDANVMGGKNYSMRIWLDPNKLAAYGLNPTDVTAAINEQSREAAAGSIGQNSGSSFEYIIKYVGKYNSKEQYDNIIIKSLGNGQNLMLKDVAKVELAAQSYTGRGENGNSPAISMGIFQTPGSNAQDIINDIKAYLKTAESDLPEGIHYTVNFDTNEFLDASIEKVVHTLIEAFILVFIVVFIFLQDFRSTLIPAIAVPVSIIGAFFFLNLLGYSLNLLTLFALVLAIGIVVDDAIVVVEAVHAKMEHGISDAKKATIEAMHEITGAIISITLVMAAVFIPVTFIQGPTGVFYKQFGITLIVAILISAINALTLSPVLCSLFLKPQHHDKEYEEKTTMGKFFHRFNAGFKASTDRYGRAFVYLIRHKKVTVIIFAITMGILWWANASMKKGFVPNEDRGIIFTDVQLPAGASMERTYNALKAIQQKALQIPGIKNVTISTGRGFLSGNGSNNGLAFIRLKPFEERTSDDEKIENITKKLFGMAATVPDAKVVFFQPPSVPGFGSSAGFEAVLLDKSGGDYADLDKVTQEFIGKLIERPEIEFAQTSFNTKYPQYQMSINVPVAEQSGVSVTDILNTMQGYIGGIYAADFTKYGKQFRVMVQALPDARKSPESLNALYVKTKSGIMAPISQFVTLEKTYGPQSVSRYNLFTSVKITGSNAPGYSTGDAIRAVQEVAEGGLNQNYEVEFTGLSREELASGSQTLLIFLLSLVFVYFILAAQYESYILPLIVIISLPLGVMGAFLGQKLAGLENNIYFQIALIMLVGLLAKNAILIVEFAVQRRHHGETLVMSAINAAKARLRPILMTSFAFIFGLLPLIFATGIGAVGNRSIATGAAVGLLIGTFLGLVVIPVLFVIFQYLQEKISPPKKLEINLAE, from the coding sequence ATGATAAAGAATTTCATCAACAGACCGGTTTTATCAACCGTAATTTCAATTCTCATCGTTATTTTAGGGGTGTTGGGATTGGTCGCTTTACCTGTGACACAATATCCAGATATCGCACCGCCTACCGTAAGTGTATCGGCAAATTATACAGGAGCCAATGCAGAAACGGTGATGAAAAGTGTAGTAGTGCCTTTAGAAGAACAAATCAACGGGGTAGAAGGAATGAGCTATATTACTTCTTCTGCTGGAAATGATGGTTCGGCAAATATTCAGATATTTTTTAAACAAGGAGTAAACCCAGATATCGCTGCGGTAAACGTGCAGAATAGAGTAGCCAGAGCTACCCCTCTTTTGCCAAGCGAAGTAACGCGTTCTGGGGTGGTAACACAGAAGCAACAGACCAGTGCGCTGATGTACCTCTCTTTTTACTCAGAAAATGAAAAAATAAATGATGTTTATCTTCAGAATTATTTGAATATCAACGTTATTCCAAACATCAAAAGGATTAATGGAGTAGGTGATGCCAACGTAATGGGTGGAAAAAATTATTCCATGAGAATTTGGCTAGACCCAAATAAACTAGCAGCTTATGGCTTGAACCCTACAGATGTTACCGCTGCAATAAACGAACAGAGTAGAGAAGCGGCAGCAGGTTCTATCGGACAAAACAGTGGGAGTTCTTTTGAATATATCATCAAATACGTTGGGAAATACAACAGCAAAGAACAATATGATAACATCATCATCAAGTCTTTAGGAAACGGACAAAACCTAATGCTGAAAGATGTGGCCAAAGTAGAATTGGCAGCGCAATCTTATACAGGAAGAGGAGAAAACGGTAATTCTCCAGCCATCAGTATGGGGATTTTTCAAACGCCGGGTTCTAATGCACAAGACATCATCAATGATATCAAAGCTTACCTAAAAACAGCTGAAAGCGACTTACCAGAGGGAATTCATTATACCGTAAACTTTGACACCAATGAATTTCTGGATGCTTCCATCGAAAAAGTAGTCCATACCTTAATTGAAGCGTTTATCTTGGTATTCATTGTAGTATTTATCTTCTTACAAGATTTCCGTTCTACATTGATTCCGGCAATTGCAGTTCCAGTATCTATCATAGGAGCGTTTTTCTTCTTGAATCTTCTAGGATATTCCTTGAATTTATTGACGCTTTTTGCCTTGGTTTTAGCGATTGGTATTGTGGTAGATGACGCCATCGTAGTAGTAGAAGCAGTACACGCCAAAATGGAGCACGGCATTAGCGATGCCAAAAAAGCTACCATTGAGGCCATGCACGAAATTACAGGGGCAATTATCTCTATTACTTTGGTAATGGCTGCCGTTTTCATTCCGGTAACTTTTATTCAAGGCCCTACAGGTGTGTTCTATAAACAGTTTGGGATTACCTTGATTGTGGCGATTTTAATCTCAGCAATCAACGCATTAACATTGAGTCCAGTGTTGTGTTCATTATTTTTGAAACCACAACATCACGATAAAGAATACGAAGAAAAAACCACAATGGGAAAATTCTTCCACAGATTTAATGCAGGTTTCAAAGCATCTACAGACCGTTATGGTAGAGCATTTGTATATCTCATCAGACACAAGAAAGTAACGGTTATTATTTTTGCAATTACCATGGGAATTTTATGGTGGGCAAATGCTTCCATGAAAAAAGGTTTCGTTCCGAATGAAGACCGTGGAATCATCTTTACAGATGTTCAACTTCCTGCAGGAGCTTCTATGGAAAGAACCTATAACGCTTTGAAAGCAATTCAACAAAAAGCGCTACAAATTCCTGGAATTAAAAACGTAACCATTTCTACGGGAAGAGGTTTCTTATCTGGAAATGGTAGCAATAATGGTTTGGCTTTCATCAGACTAAAACCTTTTGAAGAAAGAACCAGTGACGACGAAAAAATAGAAAACATTACCAAAAAATTATTCGGAATGGCAGCTACGGTTCCAGATGCGAAAGTAGTGTTCTTCCAACCGCCTTCTGTTCCAGGTTTTGGTAGTAGTGCAGGTTTTGAAGCTGTTTTACTGGATAAATCGGGTGGTGATTATGCAGATTTAGACAAAGTGACGCAAGAATTCATCGGGAAATTAATAGAAAGACCCGAAATAGAATTTGCACAGACTTCTTTTAATACCAAGTATCCTCAGTATCAAATGTCGATTAATGTTCCAGTTGCAGAGCAATCTGGCGTTTCGGTGACGGATATTTTGAATACCATGCAAGGCTACATCGGTGGAATTTATGCGGCAGATTTTACCAAATATGGAAAACAATTTAGAGTGATGGTGCAAGCCTTACCAGATGCTAGAAAATCGCCTGAAAGTTTAAATGCCTTATACGTAAAAACGAAATCTGGAATAATGGCGCCGATTTCTCAGTTTGTAACCTTAGAAAAAACCTATGGTCCCCAATCAGTAAGCCGTTACAACTTATTCACTTCCGTGAAAATTACAGGTTCTAATGCACCGGGTTACAGTACCGGAGACGCGATTAGAGCAGTACAGGAAGTGGCAGAAGGTGGGCTCAACCAAAACTACGAAGTAGAATTTACAGGTTTGTCAAGAGAAGAATTAGCTTCTGGCTCTCAGACGCTATTGATATTCCTCTTGAGTTTGGTATTTGTGTATTTCATTTTAGCCGCGCAATATGAAAGTTATATCTTACCGTTAATTGTGATTATTTCCCTTCCATTAGGAGTAATGGGAGCATTTTTAGGTCAAAAATTAGCAGGCTTAGAAAATAATATTTACTTCCAGATTGCCCTAATCATGTTGGTAGGTTTATTGGCCAAAAATGCCATTCTAATTGTAGAATTTGCCGTTCAAAGACGCCATCATGGTGAAACCTTGGTTATGTCTGCCATCAATGCAGCCAAAGCGAGGTTAAGACCGATTTTAATGACTTCGTTTGCGTTTATTTTTGGTTTATTGCCTCTAATTTTCGCAACAGGAATTGGAGCAGTAGGAAACCGTTCGATTGCAACAGGTGCTGCCGTAGGTTTATTGATAGGTACATTTTTAGGATTAGTGGTAATTCCTGTATTATTTGTGATTTTCCAATATTTACAAGAAAAAATAAGTCCGCCTAAAAAACTGGAAATTAATCTGGCTGAATAA
- a CDS encoding TolC family protein — MKVTIHKIILIFFISFLVFSCQTRQNYQRAKDVVDEKLFRTDALPKDSLSMANLSWKEIFTDAVLQKHIAKALENNLDIRIALQNIASAEAYLKQSKAAYQPTISVGPDYSFNTSSLNTQFGQIVGERRYINQFDITANLGWELDLWGKLKGQEKAQYAAYLGSVAAHQNVKSNLVASIATAYYQLLTFDEQKKIFSNTIEIRKKNLETTKALKEAGIVSEVAVQQSEALVYNAEASLVTLEVQIQMLENTISLLMGEPSHEIERTSLSTQNFALNTDLGYPSALLANRPDVKQAEFNLINAFELTNSAKAQFYPSLRITGSTGVQSVDIDKLFSGNSIFANVLVGLAQPILNKRQIRTNYEVSLANRERAYLNFRKTILNAGNEVSDALKMYNAQDQFIAFKKKELSAYDKSVEFSQELVNYGMANYLEVLNANVNKLNAEINIANAQYSKLQAGVELYRALGGGWR; from the coding sequence ATGAAAGTAACAATCCATAAAATAATTCTAATATTTTTCATAAGTTTTTTGGTGTTTTCTTGTCAAACCAGACAGAATTACCAAAGAGCTAAGGATGTAGTAGATGAAAAGCTTTTCAGAACAGATGCCTTGCCAAAAGATAGTTTAAGCATGGCAAATCTCTCTTGGAAAGAAATTTTTACCGATGCTGTTTTGCAAAAACACATTGCCAAAGCTTTAGAAAATAATTTAGACATCAGAATCGCATTACAAAATATTGCGAGTGCAGAAGCGTATCTGAAACAATCAAAAGCTGCTTATCAACCTACCATTTCCGTTGGACCTGATTATTCTTTTAATACTTCTTCGCTCAATACGCAGTTCGGACAAATTGTGGGAGAAAGAAGATACATCAATCAATTTGATATAACTGCAAATCTAGGTTGGGAATTAGACCTTTGGGGAAAACTAAAAGGACAAGAAAAAGCGCAATATGCAGCATATCTGGGTTCTGTTGCGGCGCATCAAAATGTAAAAAGCAATTTGGTGGCTTCTATTGCGACGGCGTATTATCAACTGTTGACTTTTGATGAACAGAAGAAAATTTTCAGCAATACCATAGAAATTCGCAAAAAGAATTTAGAAACCACCAAAGCATTAAAAGAAGCAGGAATTGTTTCGGAAGTGGCGGTTCAGCAAAGCGAAGCATTGGTTTATAATGCAGAAGCTTCTTTAGTAACTTTAGAGGTACAAATTCAGATGTTAGAGAATACCATTTCTTTGTTAATGGGAGAGCCTTCTCACGAAATCGAAAGAACTTCACTGAGTACACAAAATTTTGCGCTCAATACAGATTTAGGTTATCCAAGTGCACTTTTGGCGAATCGTCCAGATGTGAAACAAGCAGAATTTAACCTCATCAATGCTTTTGAACTCACCAATTCTGCGAAAGCACAGTTTTACCCTAGTCTTAGAATCACAGGGAGTACAGGAGTACAATCGGTAGATATTGACAAGTTGTTTAGTGGAAATTCTATTTTCGCCAATGTTTTGGTAGGATTGGCTCAACCGATTTTGAACAAAAGACAAATAAGAACCAATTACGAAGTTAGTCTCGCGAACCGAGAAAGAGCTTATCTGAATTTTAGAAAAACGATTCTGAATGCTGGAAATGAAGTTTCGGATGCGTTGAAAATGTACAATGCACAAGACCAATTCATCGCTTTTAAGAAAAAAGAATTATCAGCATACGATAAATCGGTAGAGTTTTCTCAGGAATTGGTGAATTACGGTATGGCGAATTATTTAGAAGTGTTGAATGCTAACGTGAATAAACTGAATGCCGAAATTAATATTGCCAATGCTCAATATTCAAAATTACAAGCAGGAGTAGAGCTGTACCGCGCTTTAGGTGGCGGTTGGAGATAA